A single region of the Triticum dicoccoides isolate Atlit2015 ecotype Zavitan chromosome 2B, WEW_v2.0, whole genome shotgun sequence genome encodes:
- the LOC119365437 gene encoding galacturonokinase-like: protein MVAPAGGGSPSRWPSEEELNIVRKNVAEISGGDAREVRVVACPYRICPLGAHIDHQGGIVTAMTINYGVLLGFVPSDDAEVVLQSGQFKGVTRFRVDDLQKPIENRGNITWESYARGAVYALQNSGYDLRKGIIGYISGVNGLDSSGLSSSAAVGIAYLLALENVNDLVLSPVDNIQLDKSIENKYLGLENGILDPSAILLSQYGYLTFMDCKTASPSYVYFSELSKSQQPQGRLPFKILLAFSGLQHNLPKSHGYNMRVFECKEAARALLCASGCEDAPILRKVDPGVYEAQKCILDENLARRAEHYFSEMKRVVKGRDAWARGDLQEFGQLISASGGSSIVNYECGSKEMIQLYEILLKAPGVLGARFSGAGFRGCCLAIVESGRAEEAAAYVGAEYERAQPELVSKIPADRRVLVCEPGDSARVILHA, encoded by the exons AGGATTTGTCCTTTGGGGGCCCACATTGATCATCAG GGCGGAATAGTGACTGCTATGACAATCAATTATGGAGTACTTCTTGGCTTTGTGCCCTCTGATGATGCTGAG GTTGTACTCCAGTCTGGTCAATTTAAAGGCGTTACTCGATTCAG AGTTGATGACTTGCAAAAGCCTATTGAGAACCGAGGAAACATAACTTGGGAAAGCTATGCAAGAGGTGCAGTTTATGCCCTGCAAAATAGTGGATATGATCTCAGAAAG GGTATAATAGGTTATATTTCTGGAGTGAATGGACTTGACAGTTCAGGGCTTAGTTCGTCTGCAGCT GTTGGCATCGCCTATTTGCTGGCTTTAGAAAATGTAAATGATCTGGTCTTATCACCAGTTGATAACATTCAGTTGGACAA GTCCATTGAAAATAAATATTTGGGTCTTGAAAATGGCATTCTAGATCCATCAGCCATTTTATTATCTCAATATGGCTACCTCACCTTCATGGATTGCAAG ACTGCCTCACCTTCCTACGTCTACTTCTCGGAACTAAGTAAAAGCCAGCAACCTCAAGGTCGGCTGCCATTCAAGATTTTGTTGGCATTTTCAGGTTTGCAACATAACCTACCCAAGTCGCATGGGTATAATATGCGAGTCTTCGAGTGCAAAGAGGCTGCACGTGCTCTTTTATG TGCGTCAGGCTGTGAAGATGCACCAATACTTCGTAAAG TTGATCCAGGTGTATATGAGGCCCAAAAG TGTATATTAGATGAAAATCTTGCCAGGAGAGCTGAGCACTATTTCTCTGAAATGAAGCGAGTTGTTAAGG GAAGAGACGCATGGGCTCGTGGGGACCTACAAGAATTCGGACAGCTGATCTCTGCATCTGGCGGCAGCTCCATAGTCAACTATGAATGCG GGAGCAAAGAGATGATACAGCTGTACGAGATCCTCCTGAAGGCGCCGGGGGTCCTCGGTGCGCGGTTCAGCGGCGCCGGCTTCAGAGGCTGCTGCCTCGCCATCGTCGAAAGCGGCCGTGCGGAGGAGGCGGCTGCATACGTTGGCGCCGAGTACGAGAGGGCCCAGCCAGAGCTGGTgagcaagatccccgcggatcgtcgcGTGCTGGTCTGCGAGCCTGGGGACTCCGCGCGCGTCATATTGCACGCATGA
- the LOC119368227 gene encoding probable cation transporter HKT7 — protein sequence MAGARHKVGELLRHARRRSTAALDKALSLLSSPSWSYVQHHVVKERVARWRRALAGRFWRRLGSLLVHVAYFLAVSWLGYLLLAQLRFRAGSDGTRRPRGMDLFFTAVSAATVSSMSTVEMEVFSNGQLVVLTTLMFVGGEVFLSLLGLASKWSKLRKQTVHKSSRRVNNHDVPELEMPPVDAATELDNPTSMTSTVDDEMSKPLDHFDDTRLRRDAVLSLFFVVLAILLAVHVLGAGAIVAYIVHASPAARRTLRDKALNVWTFAVFTTVSTFSSCGYMPTNENMIVFKRDTGLQLLLVTQALVGNTLFPPLLAACVRVAAAATRRVELKETAKKGRELTGYYHLLPARRCAMLAATVVGFLAVQVAMLCGMEWGGALRGMSPWEKVSNAVFLAVNSRHTGESTLDLCTLAPAILVLFVLMMYLPPYTTWFPFEESSGVKDHPTEETQGARLLKSTLLSQLSYLVIFVIAICITEREKLKEDPLNFNLLSIVVEVVSAYGNVGFSMGYSCSRQISPDGMCTDRWTGFAGRWSDSGKLILILVMLFGRLKKFSMYTGKAWKLS from the exons ATGGCCGGAGCTCGTCATAAGGTCGGCGAGCTGTTGCGCCACGCACGGCGACGGTCGACGGCCGCGCTCGACAAGGCATTGTCCCTCCTGTCATCGCCTTCCTGGTCATACGTGCAGCACCACGTCGTCAAGGAGCGGGTGGCGCGGTGGCGGCGCGCTCTCGCCGGGCGGTTCTGGCGCCGCCTCGGCTCGCTGCTCGTCCACGTCGCGTACTTCCTCGCCGTCTCCTGGCTCGGTTACCTCCTCCTCGCGCAGCTCAGGTTCCGCGCCGGCAGCGACGGGACGAGGCGGCCCCGCGGCATGGACCTGTTCTTCACCGCCGTCTCGGCCGCGACGGTGTCCAGCATGTCCACTGTCGAGATGGAGGTGTTCTCTAACGGCCAGCTCGTCGTCCTGACCACGCTCATGTTCGTCGGCGGCGAGGTGTTTTTGTCGCTCCTAGGCCTCGCGTCCAAGTGGTCCAAGCTGAGGAAGCAAACTGTTCACAAATCATCCCGGCGCGTCAACAACCACGACGTCCCTGAGCTTGAAATGCCGCCGGTGGACGCCGCCACCGAACTGGACAACCCAACGTCGATGACATCGACCGTCGATGATGAGATGAGCAAGCCGTTGGACCACTTCGATGACACGAGGCTGCGGCGCGACGCGGTGCTGTCGCTCTTCTTCGTCGTCCTCGCGATCCTCCTGGCGGTGCACGTCCTCGGTGCCGGCGCCATCGTGGCGTACATCGTGCACGcgtcgccggcggcgaggcggaCGCTGCGGGACAAGGCCCTTAACGTGTGGACCTTCGCCGTGTTCACGACGGTGTCCACGTTCTCGAGCTGCGGGTACATGCCGACGAACGAGAACATGATCGTCTTCAAGCGAGACACCGGGCTGCAGCTGCTGCTCGTGACGCAGGCGCTGGTCGGGAACACGCTGTTCCCACCTCTGCTGGCCGCGTGcgtgcgcgtcgccgccgcggcgacCCGGCGCGTGGAGCTCAAGGAGACGGCGAAGAAGGGCCGGGAGCTGACGGGGTACTACCACCTGCTCCCAGCGCGGCGGTGCGCGATGCTGGCGGCGACGGTGGTGGGCTTCCTCGCCGTGCAGGTGGCGATGCTGTGCGGCATGGAGTGGGGCGGCGCGCTGCGGGGGATGAGTCCGTGGGAGAAGGTGTCGAACGCGGTGTTCCTGGCGGTGAACTCCCGGCAcaccggcgagtcgaccctcgacctCTGCACCCTCGCGCCGGCCATCCTCGTGCTCTTCGTGCTCATGAT GTACCTGCCTCCATACACGACATGGTTTCCATTTGAAGAGAGCTCCGGCGTCAAGGACCATCCCACGGAGGAGACCCAGGGGGCCAGGCTGCTCAAGAGCACGCTTCTGTCACAACTCTCCTATCTCGTCATCTTTGTCATTGCCATCTGCATCACTGAGAGGGAAAAGCTCAAGGAGGACCCCCTCAACTTCAACTTGCTCAGCATCGTTGTCGAAGTCGTCAG CGCTTATGGGAATGTGGGCTTCTCCATGGGCTACAGCTGCAGTAGGCAGATCAGTCCGGACGGGATGTGCACTGACAGGTGGACCGGCTTTGCTGGGAGGTGGAGCGATTCCGGCAAACTCATCCTCATTCTTGTCATGCTCTTCGGGAGGCTGAAAAAGTTCAGCATGTACACGGGCAAAGCCTGGAAGCTTAGTTAG